The Niallia alba genome includes a window with the following:
- a CDS encoding GH36-type glycosyl hydrolase domain-containing protein, protein MNTQTVTLNGNDTTFSFLPSGDIYEIRHKDIMVNQLIGNLLDGSANQIYLRVFKEGEIFSTPLLGVRSDSQLSVGEHTLIWSGSFEGVSYEVQFLLTSHDVWFWEVSLQGDQTVDLLYGQDIGIAAKGAVQSNEAYVSQYIDHHIDTQYGYTICSRQNQPQGAKFPYLQQGCLQKTIGFSTDGYQFFGKSYKETNIPEALRKESLPTEVYQYEMAYVSLQTEKQHVQEKQSVVFYGSILENHPTAVEKPYFTTQQIEEIWTEANKLEQVTKPVNKITNIANQVVQTEILTPKEVNELFGNQIEKEMVDQKLMSFFTDNQHHVVLKEKEVQMERPHGHILLSGTDLVVDRPVMATTVYMYGIFNSQIVLGNTSMNKMMSNNRNSLNIMKKSGQRIYMKIKNQWQLLAMPSAFEMGFNVAKWYYKLADDLIVVTNYTSVEDYEIKLNIESIRGEKYDFIISNHILMNDGEDSIPFKWNQSDQVITFNGTPNSTVGQGYPELTYHVHVEQPFTLKDETVFVSSEESSSFPLVMVELNQEHAVNLTIQGNLHKGDYQHHRKNETEETESYERYLDELLNGFQMKHENPLIQEEVERMNLLSRWYSHNMLVHYLSPHGLEQYGGAAWGTRDVSQGPVEYFFAVNRPEIVREILKKVYANQFENDGNWPQWFMFDRFEKIKADESHGDVIVWPLKVVGDYLTFTGDTSILDEPIPYTSRHTFEKTAAHYPLLEHVKKQIHYIETNFLPDTFLSCYGDGDWDDTLQPYDSRLKKNMASSWTVALTYQTLRNLAKALKDYDNQYAEYLFDLVKNIKADFDRFILSTDTIPGFVYMEDSNHVELMIHPEDEKTNIQYRLLPMTRSMIAELITPEMAEHHYQIIKENLYFPDGVRLMNRPAFYQGGVSTNFKRAEQAANFGREIGLQYVHAHIRFTEAMARLGKAEETWKGLNTINPIGIKDRVENAAIRQSNVYFSSSDGDFKTRYEAQENFGKLKNGDVAVKGGWRIYSSGPGIYINQLISNVLGIRQTATTFIIDPVLPERLNGLTVAFKLFDKPVKINYKLGHEDRKIIFNGNVVEGKFEANLYRMGGICLDKEVIKKNLQQENTLEIYC, encoded by the coding sequence ATGAATACTCAAACAGTTACTTTGAATGGGAATGATACGACTTTTTCTTTTCTTCCTAGCGGGGATATATATGAAATTCGTCATAAAGATATAATGGTCAACCAACTCATAGGGAATCTATTAGATGGTAGTGCGAACCAAATCTATTTACGAGTGTTTAAGGAAGGGGAAATTTTCTCTACACCTTTACTTGGTGTTCGATCAGATAGTCAACTATCAGTAGGTGAGCACACATTAATTTGGAGCGGCAGCTTTGAAGGTGTATCCTATGAAGTCCAATTTTTACTAACTTCACATGATGTATGGTTTTGGGAAGTTAGTTTACAAGGGGATCAAACAGTAGATTTATTATATGGGCAAGATATTGGGATTGCAGCAAAAGGAGCAGTTCAATCAAATGAGGCATATGTGTCTCAATATATTGATCATCATATTGATACACAATACGGATATACAATCTGTTCTAGACAAAATCAGCCACAAGGGGCGAAGTTTCCATATCTTCAACAAGGGTGTTTACAAAAGACAATCGGATTTAGTACAGATGGTTATCAATTCTTTGGGAAGTCTTACAAAGAAACAAACATTCCTGAAGCATTGCGAAAGGAAAGCTTGCCAACGGAGGTATATCAATATGAAATGGCCTATGTCTCTTTGCAAACAGAGAAACAACATGTACAAGAGAAACAATCGGTTGTTTTTTATGGTTCTATCTTAGAAAATCATCCAACAGCTGTAGAAAAACCATATTTCACTACTCAACAAATAGAAGAAATTTGGACAGAAGCAAACAAATTGGAGCAGGTTACGAAACCGGTAAATAAAATAACTAATATTGCTAATCAGGTTGTACAAACAGAAATATTGACGCCTAAAGAAGTAAATGAATTATTTGGCAATCAAATAGAAAAAGAGATGGTAGATCAAAAGCTTATGTCTTTTTTCACGGATAATCAGCATCATGTCGTGTTAAAAGAAAAGGAAGTTCAAATGGAAAGACCACATGGGCATATTCTATTGAGTGGTACTGATTTAGTAGTAGATAGACCAGTAATGGCAACAACAGTCTATATGTACGGTATTTTTAACTCACAAATTGTTTTAGGAAACACCTCTATGAACAAGATGATGAGTAATAATAGAAATTCACTTAATATAATGAAGAAATCTGGTCAGCGAATTTATATGAAAATAAAGAATCAGTGGCAGTTATTAGCGATGCCATCTGCATTTGAAATGGGCTTTAACGTCGCTAAATGGTATTACAAGCTGGCGGATGACTTGATTGTAGTGACAAATTATACTTCTGTAGAAGATTATGAGATTAAGTTAAACATCGAGAGTATAAGAGGGGAAAAATATGACTTTATCATTAGCAACCATATTTTAATGAATGATGGTGAAGATTCTATTCCATTCAAATGGAATCAATCAGATCAAGTCATCACTTTTAATGGAACACCTAATTCTACTGTTGGTCAAGGATATCCAGAATTAACGTATCATGTACATGTTGAACAACCCTTTACATTGAAAGATGAAACGGTTTTTGTTTCTTCTGAGGAATCGTCTAGCTTCCCGCTAGTCATGGTAGAATTGAATCAAGAACATGCAGTAAACCTAACTATTCAAGGGAATTTGCATAAAGGAGATTATCAACATCATCGAAAGAATGAAACGGAAGAGACGGAAAGCTATGAGCGTTATCTGGATGAATTACTGAATGGTTTTCAAATGAAGCATGAGAATCCGCTAATTCAGGAAGAAGTAGAGAGAATGAACCTGCTTAGTAGATGGTATTCTCATAATATGCTAGTTCATTATCTATCTCCACATGGATTAGAGCAATATGGAGGAGCTGCATGGGGAACAAGGGATGTTTCTCAGGGGCCAGTTGAATATTTCTTTGCCGTTAATCGTCCTGAAATTGTTCGTGAAATTTTGAAAAAAGTATATGCGAACCAATTCGAAAATGATGGGAATTGGCCGCAGTGGTTTATGTTTGATCGCTTTGAAAAGATTAAGGCAGATGAAAGTCATGGCGATGTAATCGTATGGCCATTAAAGGTTGTTGGAGATTATTTAACATTTACAGGTGATACGAGCATATTGGATGAACCTATTCCATATACAAGCAGACATACATTTGAAAAAACAGCGGCGCACTATCCGTTATTGGAACATGTAAAGAAACAAATTCATTATATAGAAACAAATTTTCTGCCGGATACGTTTTTATCATGCTATGGAGATGGGGATTGGGACGATACCTTACAGCCGTATGATAGCAGGTTAAAAAAGAATATGGCTAGTAGCTGGACAGTAGCTCTTACTTACCAGACATTACGTAATTTGGCAAAGGCATTAAAGGATTATGATAATCAGTATGCAGAATATCTTTTTGATTTGGTGAAAAATATCAAAGCGGATTTTGATAGATTTATATTAAGCACAGATACGATACCTGGATTTGTTTATATGGAAGATTCGAATCATGTGGAATTAATGATACATCCAGAAGATGAAAAAACAAATATTCAATACCGATTATTGCCAATGACGAGAAGTATGATCGCAGAATTAATTACACCTGAGATGGCGGAGCATCATTATCAAATAATTAAAGAAAATTTATATTTTCCAGATGGCGTGCGTTTAATGAATCGTCCTGCATTCTATCAAGGTGGGGTAAGCACAAACTTTAAACGCGCAGAACAGGCTGCTAATTTTGGTAGAGAAATTGGTTTGCAATATGTCCATGCCCATATTCGCTTTACGGAAGCAATGGCGAGGTTAGGGAAGGCGGAAGAAACGTGGAAAGGATTAAATACGATTAATCCAATTGGCATCAAAGACCGAGTGGAAAATGCAGCGATTCGCCAAAGTAATGTTTATTTCAGCAGTTCTGATGGCGATTTCAAAACTAGGTATGAAGCACAAGAGAATTTTGGTAAACTTAAAAATGGCGATGTTGCTGTAAAAGGTGGCTGGCGTATTTACTCCAGTGGCCCAGGAATCTATATAAATCAGTTGATAAGCAATGTATTAGGAATTCGCCAAACGGCGACTACGTTTATTATAGATCCGGTTCTACCAGAAAGATTAAATGGCTTAACAGTAGCCTTTAAATTATTCGATAAGCCTGTAAAAATTAACTATAAGCTAGGACATGAAGATAGAAAGATAATTTTCAATGGCAATGTAGTAGAAGGTAAGTTTGAAGCTAATCTTTATCGAATGGGTGGAATATGCTTAGATAAAGAAGTGATCAAGAAGAACTTACAACAAGAAAATACATTAGAAATATACTGCTAG
- a CDS encoding LacI family DNA-binding transcriptional regulator, whose translation MVGIKDIAKAAGVSISTVSYALNGSPKVTEATRARITAIANELNYIPNMAARTLKKQETKIIAVYLADYGGSFYGELLEGIKKGLAHYNYDMIVCSGQKSHLFLPERMVDGGIILDWTFSTEEIIQFANRGHSLVVLDREISCPNVRKVLLDNKGGATLAMEKIIASDPNKVYLVTGPEEAFDSRQRLEASERELARYGVEYEVIPSAFTEESGYAAAEIIHSKMTGPPVTIFSFNDEMAVGIYKYFRNKDRKIGTDISLIGFDNIEIGSFLNPSLATISYSKHRWGMVAAEKVVQLINNEEAENESIITSFVEGKSFISNKK comes from the coding sequence ATGGTAGGGATTAAAGATATAGCTAAGGCAGCTGGTGTTTCTATTTCTACCGTATCCTATGCACTAAATGGCAGTCCAAAGGTAACGGAAGCCACTCGTGCAAGAATAACTGCTATTGCAAATGAACTCAATTATATTCCTAATATGGCAGCGAGAACATTGAAAAAGCAGGAAACAAAAATTATAGCAGTCTACCTGGCTGATTATGGTGGGAGCTTTTATGGCGAGCTATTAGAAGGAATTAAAAAAGGTCTTGCTCATTACAACTACGATATGATTGTTTGTAGTGGGCAAAAGTCCCACCTTTTTCTACCGGAAAGAATGGTGGATGGAGGAATTATATTAGATTGGACCTTTAGCACCGAAGAAATTATTCAATTTGCCAATCGGGGTCATTCTCTCGTTGTATTAGATCGAGAAATAAGTTGCCCAAATGTTAGAAAAGTACTATTGGATAACAAAGGCGGAGCGACCTTAGCGATGGAAAAAATCATTGCAAGTGACCCTAATAAAGTCTATTTAGTAACTGGCCCAGAAGAAGCTTTTGATAGCCGCCAAAGGCTGGAAGCGAGTGAACGTGAATTAGCTCGCTATGGAGTAGAGTATGAGGTTATTCCATCTGCGTTTACAGAGGAATCAGGGTATGCTGCTGCGGAAATTATTCATTCGAAGATGACAGGTCCTCCTGTTACTATTTTTTCTTTTAATGATGAAATGGCCGTGGGAATTTATAAATATTTTAGAAATAAAGATAGAAAGATAGGTACAGATATTTCCCTTATTGGATTTGATAATATAGAAATCGGCTCCTTTTTAAATCCGTCATTAGCAACGATTTCTTATTCTAAGCATCGTTGGGGAATGGTTGCAGCTGAAAAGGTTGTTCAGCTGATAAATAATGAAGAAGCAGAGAATGAATCGATTATCACAAGTTTTGTAGAAGGCAAATCTTTTATCTCTAATAAAAAGTAG